In one window of Frigoriglobus tundricola DNA:
- a CDS encoding ABC transporter ATP-binding protein codes for MHPAIRVTNVTKRFRLGGRVRGGLNLTERFAALVRRAPRKDSDFWALKGVSFEVKPGEVVGIIGRNGAGKSTLLKVLSRIVEPTEGRVELRGRVGSLLEVGTGFHPELTGRENVYLNGSVLGMSRREIARSFDAIVAFSGVEQFLDTPVKRYSSGMYVRLAFAVAAHLEPEILIVDEVLAVGDAAFQRKCLGKIGEIARSGRTVLLVSHNAVAVRNLCTAAILLDSGCVIASGPTAAVLNTYLSGQQADARAEYDLSGVARSGSRQPIMRAIRLLDGAGRPTRHVVCGEPLTIEFDVRLDRAADTPQLGAGVDDQWGQRVFSVGSFLAPDDLPALPAGDSTVRCHIPAVPLTPGRYTLSLSIGYALAELADQVEGLVAFDVEAGDFFGNGRLPSPELGQTLVRSDWSVRGGDA; via the coding sequence ATGCACCCGGCGATTCGCGTAACGAACGTGACGAAGCGGTTCCGGCTCGGGGGCCGCGTGCGCGGCGGGCTGAACCTCACGGAACGGTTCGCGGCCCTCGTCCGGCGCGCGCCGCGGAAGGACAGCGATTTCTGGGCGCTGAAGGGCGTGTCCTTCGAGGTGAAGCCGGGCGAGGTGGTCGGCATCATCGGCCGCAACGGCGCGGGCAAGAGTACGCTCCTGAAGGTGCTGTCGCGGATCGTCGAGCCGACCGAGGGGCGGGTCGAGTTGCGGGGCCGCGTCGGCAGCCTGCTGGAAGTGGGCACCGGCTTCCACCCCGAACTGACGGGCCGCGAGAACGTCTACCTGAACGGGAGCGTGCTCGGCATGAGCCGCCGCGAGATCGCGCGGAGCTTCGACGCGATCGTCGCGTTTTCCGGCGTGGAACAGTTCCTCGACACGCCGGTGAAGCGGTACTCCAGTGGCATGTACGTGCGGCTCGCGTTCGCGGTCGCGGCCCATCTCGAACCGGAAATCCTCATCGTCGATGAGGTACTCGCGGTGGGCGATGCGGCGTTCCAGCGGAAGTGTCTGGGCAAGATCGGCGAAATCGCCCGCTCCGGCCGGACGGTACTCCTCGTCAGCCACAATGCAGTGGCGGTCCGGAACCTCTGCACGGCGGCGATTCTGCTCGACAGCGGGTGCGTGATCGCGTCGGGACCGACGGCGGCCGTCCTGAACACCTATTTGAGCGGCCAACAGGCCGACGCGCGAGCCGAGTACGACCTGTCTGGAGTGGCCCGGTCCGGCAGCCGGCAGCCGATCATGCGCGCGATCCGGCTCCTCGACGGCGCGGGCCGCCCGACCCGTCATGTGGTGTGCGGGGAACCACTCACGATCGAATTCGACGTGCGCCTGGACCGCGCGGCCGACACGCCGCAACTCGGCGCGGGCGTGGACGACCAGTGGGGTCAGCGGGTGTTCAGCGTCGGGTCGTTCCTGGCCCCGGACGACCTCCCCGCGCTGCCCGCCGGCGATTCCACGGTGCGGTGCCACATCCCGGCCGTCCCGCTGACGCCCGGCCGGTACACACTGAGCCTGAGCATCGGCTACGCGCTCGCCGAACTGGCGGACCAGGTAGAGGGGCTGGTGGCGTTCGATGTCGAGGCGGGCGACTTCTTCGGGAACGGCCGGCTCCCGTCGCCGGAACTCGGGCAGACGCTCGTCCGGTCGGACTGGTCGGTGCGCGGGGGGGACGCATGA
- a CDS encoding glycosyltransferase family protein produces MRFFYYYPTHDKPAGGNKELRLHASLLREVGVETFLLRDERFFTRPNAFDDDVFYRVPIDLAPVPFERAGDHLKPDDVVILPEVLLRDSLATCANWNCRVAVNNQNGFYGLRYGPPRALAQKRIEFVFAISPYVAALSHHFYGVPRNRIFHVSPWIVRPPFEIAEWSPESAVAVSYMPRKMPDLVRRVREAVQRTHPDVPWVEIDGVPEPEVARRLRANRVFFVAQDLEGCPLTALEAMTCNAIVAGFPGTANFPHPYATAANGFWVRDRDAAAAAVAVGKAIDLARAGGEPYQNMLRAEHATARRYDRASVLEGLREAATVVRNRAYATRRGPRAALGVRGWLQAARLLYDADRMGLAGRLAGKVIGTAKRLRKRPAPVEKSGAAS; encoded by the coding sequence ATGCGCTTCTTCTACTACTACCCGACGCACGACAAGCCCGCGGGCGGGAACAAGGAACTCCGCCTGCACGCCTCGCTCTTGCGCGAGGTCGGCGTCGAGACGTTCCTGCTCCGCGACGAGCGGTTCTTCACGCGGCCGAACGCGTTCGACGACGACGTGTTTTATCGCGTCCCGATCGACCTCGCGCCGGTGCCGTTCGAGCGCGCCGGCGACCACCTCAAGCCCGACGACGTGGTGATCCTGCCGGAAGTCCTGCTCCGCGACTCGCTCGCGACGTGCGCGAACTGGAACTGTCGCGTGGCGGTGAACAACCAGAACGGGTTCTACGGCCTGCGGTACGGCCCGCCGCGGGCGCTCGCGCAGAAGCGCATCGAGTTCGTGTTCGCCATCTCGCCGTACGTCGCCGCGCTCAGTCACCACTTCTACGGCGTGCCGCGGAACCGGATCTTTCACGTGTCGCCGTGGATCGTCCGGCCGCCGTTCGAGATCGCCGAGTGGTCCCCCGAGAGCGCGGTCGCGGTGAGTTACATGCCGCGGAAGATGCCGGACCTCGTCCGGCGCGTGCGCGAGGCCGTGCAGCGCACGCACCCCGACGTACCGTGGGTGGAGATCGACGGCGTGCCGGAACCCGAAGTCGCCCGGCGGTTGCGGGCCAACCGCGTGTTCTTCGTGGCACAAGATCTCGAGGGCTGTCCGCTGACCGCACTCGAAGCGATGACCTGTAACGCGATCGTCGCCGGCTTCCCCGGCACGGCGAACTTCCCGCACCCCTACGCGACCGCCGCTAACGGGTTCTGGGTTCGTGACCGCGACGCCGCAGCCGCCGCCGTTGCGGTGGGGAAGGCGATCGATCTCGCCCGCGCGGGCGGCGAACCGTACCAGAACATGCTCCGGGCCGAACACGCGACGGCCCGCCGCTACGACCGCGCATCGGTGCTGGAGGGACTGCGCGAAGCGGCCACGGTCGTCCGCAACCGTGCGTATGCGACCCGGCGCGGCCCGCGCGCGGCACTCGGCGTGCGCGGGTGGCTCCAGGCGGCGCGGCTCCTGTACGACGCCGACCGGATGGGGCTCGCCGGCCGGCTAGCCGGCAAGGTGATCGGGACCGCCAAACGGCTCCGCAAGCGGCCCGCGCCCGTCGAAAAGTCGGGGGCCGCGTCGTGA
- a CDS encoding glycosyltransferase family 2 protein, which produces MTPAAPRVAVVVVNYNGTDDTHKCLKSLRELDYPNAEIVLVDNGSKPQVGAAFASAYPWVRVIQNPVNGGWAGGNNVGIRDALARGADHFVLLNNDTVVAPALVTRLLAGLSAGYGVVGPLVHWMDEPDVVMMDGCTFDAPGSVSFFDRVTIGAPPAITDVEIVYGCCLTTTAEVIRRIGLLDERFFLIHEESDFCLRARRAGFRCGVLPETLVWHKGSSSFQREGKPLQRYFDARNLFLLMWKHVGSYRRPPTRLRSWLKYLKHVYYFYCVCRDKGNDAGATAVLEGLSDALCGHYGPLKARPRPLVPVLRWVFEGWRQRKGTPG; this is translated from the coding sequence GTGACTCCAGCGGCCCCTCGCGTCGCGGTCGTGGTGGTCAACTACAACGGCACCGATGACACGCACAAGTGCCTCAAATCGCTGCGCGAACTCGATTACCCGAACGCCGAAATCGTGCTGGTCGATAACGGCTCGAAGCCGCAGGTCGGGGCGGCGTTCGCTTCCGCGTACCCGTGGGTGCGGGTCATACAGAACCCCGTTAACGGCGGCTGGGCCGGCGGGAACAACGTCGGCATCCGCGACGCGCTCGCCCGCGGTGCGGATCATTTCGTGCTGCTGAACAACGACACCGTCGTCGCACCGGCCCTCGTCACGCGCCTGCTCGCGGGCCTGTCCGCCGGCTACGGCGTCGTCGGCCCGCTGGTTCACTGGATGGACGAACCGGACGTGGTGATGATGGACGGCTGCACGTTCGACGCCCCCGGCAGCGTGAGCTTCTTCGACCGCGTGACCATCGGCGCCCCGCCTGCCATAACTGATGTCGAGATCGTCTACGGCTGCTGCCTCACCACCACGGCCGAAGTGATCCGCCGCATTGGGCTGCTCGACGAACGCTTCTTCTTGATTCACGAAGAGTCGGACTTCTGCCTCCGCGCGCGGCGGGCCGGGTTCCGCTGCGGCGTGCTGCCCGAAACGCTCGTGTGGCACAAGGGGTCGAGTTCGTTCCAGCGCGAGGGCAAGCCGCTACAGCGGTACTTCGACGCACGGAACCTGTTCCTGCTCATGTGGAAGCACGTCGGCAGCTACCGCCGACCGCCGACCCGGCTCCGGAGCTGGCTGAAGTACCTCAAGCACGTCTACTACTTTTACTGCGTGTGCCGCGACAAGGGGAACGACGCCGGTGCGACCGCGGTGTTGGAAGGGTTGAGCGACGCGCTGTGCGGCCACTACGGCCCGCTGAAAGCCCGCCCGCGCCCGCTCGTGCCAGTGCTGCGTTGGGTGTTCGAGGGCTGGCGCCAGCGGAAGGGTACGCCGGGGTGA
- a CDS encoding VanZ family protein — protein MSAARRAFARAALGVAAFILYGSLVPFHFRALTRDGAGRAFRAALAAGVTIESRSDAIVNVLLGVPLGFALLGLVSADRQWPRPKVALFGLLVLPACVLFSAAVEFAQLFTESRVCSASDVAAQALGAAAGVAVWVLCGQALTDRARAVWDRADVNAAGRVLIAYLALVAFTQTLPFDVSASPADLYRKVRDGGVVFRPFSEFDGMSDADRWRHTAKLAKLAGLYFPIGLLAARLKGRIEAWSVVRVALAAVALGVCLEALQLVVKSRTPSVTDALVGAFAACAGWYAGRVHHEGLAVPFAVSWGIVWLAGMTPITQPPAGAPRLEVPRAFDWVPGLPLETGEPLNALEEVLTKLVLFGLLGVMVAAWRLPPRTRRGPGGSVRTAAAIAVALGLLTAGLIENGQRWYETHTPCITDVLLGGCGAGIGVVVAGLLRERRGARPRVAPQRPTVAPAPGA, from the coding sequence TTGAGCGCCGCCCGCCGTGCGTTCGCCCGGGCCGCCCTGGGTGTGGCCGCGTTCATCCTTTACGGCAGCCTCGTGCCCTTCCACTTCCGCGCCCTCACGCGCGACGGGGCCGGCCGCGCGTTCCGTGCGGCGCTGGCCGCGGGCGTGACGATCGAGTCCCGGTCGGACGCCATCGTGAACGTGCTGCTCGGCGTACCGCTCGGCTTCGCCCTCCTGGGCCTCGTAAGCGCCGATCGCCAATGGCCGCGCCCAAAAGTCGCACTCTTCGGGTTGCTCGTTTTGCCGGCGTGCGTGCTGTTCTCCGCGGCGGTCGAGTTCGCCCAACTGTTCACCGAATCGCGCGTCTGCTCCGCGTCCGATGTCGCGGCCCAAGCACTGGGTGCCGCCGCGGGAGTGGCGGTGTGGGTGCTGTGCGGCCAGGCGCTGACCGACCGGGCGCGGGCGGTATGGGACCGGGCCGATGTGAACGCCGCCGGGCGCGTCCTGATCGCGTATCTCGCTCTCGTCGCCTTCACCCAGACGCTGCCTTTTGACGTGTCCGCGAGCCCGGCCGACCTGTATCGAAAGGTCCGGGACGGCGGCGTGGTGTTCCGGCCGTTCAGCGAATTTGATGGAATGTCCGACGCCGACCGGTGGCGGCACACGGCCAAGCTCGCGAAGCTCGCCGGCCTGTACTTTCCGATCGGGTTGCTCGCCGCGCGGCTGAAGGGCCGCATCGAAGCGTGGAGTGTTGTCCGCGTGGCGCTCGCGGCCGTTGCGCTGGGGGTGTGCCTCGAAGCCTTGCAGCTCGTGGTGAAATCGCGCACCCCGAGCGTGACCGATGCGCTCGTGGGGGCGTTCGCGGCCTGTGCCGGCTGGTACGCCGGGCGCGTTCACCACGAGGGGCTGGCGGTTCCGTTCGCGGTCAGTTGGGGCATCGTGTGGCTCGCGGGTATGACCCCGATCACCCAACCACCGGCCGGCGCGCCGCGGCTCGAAGTCCCGAGAGCGTTCGACTGGGTACCCGGGTTGCCGCTGGAGACCGGCGAGCCGCTGAACGCCCTGGAGGAGGTCCTCACGAAGCTCGTACTGTTCGGGCTGCTCGGCGTGATGGTCGCGGCGTGGCGCTTGCCGCCGCGGACCCGCCGCGGGCCGGGCGGCTCGGTTCGGACGGCCGCCGCGATCGCCGTGGCCCTCGGGCTCCTGACGGCGGGCCTCATCGAGAACGGGCAGCGGTGGTACGAAACGCACACGCCCTGCATCACGGACGTGTTGCTCGGCGGCTGCGGTGCGGGGATCGGGGTGGTGGTGGCGGGACTACTCCGCGAGCGACGCGGTGCCCGGCCGCGGGTGGCCCCTCAGCGCCCTACGGTTGCCCCCGCGCCGGGCGCGTAA
- a CDS encoding exosortase/archaeosortase family protein → MSSRTHSQPAAETVRSPAWIATLLVLIGALAFVYAGLFRYSYTQWLKPDYSHGFLVPLFAAYLAWHWRAGAPARLRWPEPWGLAFVAGGTVLFVAAGRYNYGKEWLQGLSLVINLCGAALLLGGWPTLRWLLPCFAFLMFMFPLPYSVEHALGSKLQLIAASASEFALQTIGYPTYREGVVLFVKDHALEVEKACSGLSMLLTFLALSTGMALLVTRPWVDRALILVSAVPVAVLANVIRIALTGVLYNEAGKDLGDRVFHDFAGWMMMPIALAVLWGELKLLDWVWVDVGGRASGQEVIQQNAINPAYLVMTALPPEKGGTAPPKAPASLPAPKGAPR, encoded by the coding sequence GTGAGTTCCCGCACGCACAGCCAGCCCGCCGCCGAAACCGTCCGCTCGCCGGCATGGATCGCGACCCTGCTCGTCCTGATCGGCGCCCTCGCGTTCGTCTACGCCGGCCTGTTCCGGTACTCGTACACGCAGTGGCTGAAGCCCGACTACTCACACGGGTTCCTGGTGCCGCTGTTCGCGGCGTACCTGGCGTGGCACTGGCGGGCCGGGGCACCGGCGCGGCTCCGGTGGCCCGAACCGTGGGGGCTGGCGTTCGTGGCCGGCGGGACCGTGCTGTTCGTGGCGGCCGGCCGGTACAACTACGGCAAGGAGTGGCTCCAGGGGCTGTCGCTGGTCATCAACCTGTGCGGGGCCGCCCTGCTGCTGGGCGGGTGGCCCACGCTCCGGTGGCTGCTCCCGTGCTTCGCGTTTCTGATGTTCATGTTCCCGCTGCCGTACAGCGTCGAACACGCGCTCGGCTCGAAGCTCCAGTTGATCGCGGCCTCGGCCTCCGAGTTCGCGCTCCAAACGATCGGCTATCCGACCTACCGCGAGGGCGTCGTCCTGTTCGTGAAGGACCACGCGCTGGAGGTCGAGAAGGCGTGCAGCGGGCTGAGCATGCTGCTCACCTTCCTCGCGCTCTCGACCGGGATGGCCCTGCTCGTCACGCGGCCGTGGGTCGATCGCGCGCTCATCCTCGTCTCGGCCGTGCCGGTCGCGGTACTGGCGAACGTGATCCGCATCGCCCTCACCGGGGTGCTGTACAACGAGGCCGGTAAGGACCTGGGCGACCGCGTGTTTCACGACTTCGCCGGGTGGATGATGATGCCCATCGCGCTCGCCGTTCTGTGGGGGGAACTGAAGCTCCTGGACTGGGTGTGGGTGGACGTGGGCGGGCGGGCCAGCGGTCAGGAAGTGATCCAGCAGAACGCGATCAACCCCGCCTACCTCGTGATGACCGCGCTGCCGCCCGAGAAGGGCGGCACGGCGCCGCCGAAGGCGCCCGCGTCGCTGCCGGCACCCAAGGGGGCGCCGCGTTGA
- a CDS encoding glycosyltransferase family 4 protein has translation MTAPTLLLSDIFPPKTGGSGRWFWEIYRRLPRAEYLVAAGEHPGAAAFDASHDLRVTRLPLEMRNRGVRSWSSLTHYLRTARAVRRLARAEGVRMIHAARPLSEGLVARMVRMRTGTPYCCYTHGEDINIATTSRELAWLTRRVLRGATAIIANSGFTRDLLLKQWNVPPEKVRLLHPGVDCDYFHPADPDPEVRKRLEWAGRQVILTVGRLQRRKGHDVMIEVVARLRHRFPNLLYAIIGDGEERARLVELAGRLGVSECVRFLGEVKDTELLHCYQQCDLFALPNRAVGKDVEGFGMVLLEAQACGRPVLAGASGGTAETMVCDTSRETGVLVACDRANEPAAVLAELLADPERLVRMGRAGREWVEGKFNWPALAIEARQTFEALLPRNPRDPK, from the coding sequence ATGACCGCGCCGACTCTGCTCCTCAGCGACATCTTCCCTCCGAAGACCGGCGGCAGCGGCCGATGGTTCTGGGAGATCTACCGCCGGCTCCCGCGCGCGGAGTACCTCGTCGCCGCGGGCGAACACCCGGGCGCCGCCGCGTTCGACGCGAGCCACGACCTTCGCGTCACCCGGCTGCCGCTCGAAATGCGGAACCGGGGCGTCCGGAGTTGGAGCAGCCTGACACACTACTTGCGGACCGCACGCGCCGTGCGCCGGTTGGCGCGGGCGGAAGGCGTACGTATGATCCACGCCGCCCGGCCCCTCTCGGAAGGGCTCGTCGCACGCATGGTGCGGATGCGCACCGGCACCCCGTACTGCTGCTACACGCACGGCGAAGACATCAACATCGCGACCACCAGCCGCGAACTCGCGTGGCTCACGCGCCGCGTGCTGCGCGGCGCCACCGCGATCATTGCGAACTCCGGTTTCACACGCGACCTTTTGTTGAAGCAGTGGAACGTCCCGCCGGAGAAAGTTCGCTTGCTTCATCCCGGAGTCGATTGCGACTACTTCCACCCGGCCGATCCCGACCCAGAAGTGAGAAAGCGCCTGGAATGGGCCGGCCGACAAGTGATTCTGACCGTCGGCCGGCTCCAGCGACGTAAGGGGCACGACGTCATGATCGAGGTCGTCGCCCGCCTGCGCCACCGCTTCCCGAACCTGCTCTACGCGATCATCGGCGACGGCGAAGAACGCGCCCGTCTTGTGGAACTGGCGGGACGTCTCGGCGTGAGCGAGTGTGTGCGGTTCCTTGGGGAAGTGAAGGACACCGAATTACTGCACTGTTACCAGCAGTGCGACCTGTTCGCGCTCCCGAACCGTGCCGTGGGCAAGGACGTGGAGGGCTTCGGCATGGTGCTGCTGGAAGCGCAAGCGTGTGGCCGACCGGTGCTGGCCGGCGCCTCCGGCGGCACCGCGGAGACGATGGTGTGCGACACGTCACGCGAGACGGGCGTCCTTGTGGCGTGCGATCGCGCCAACGAGCCGGCCGCCGTGTTGGCGGAACTCCTCGCGGACCCCGAGCGACTCGTGCGCATGGGTCGCGCGGGGCGCGAATGGGTGGAGGGGAAATTCAACTGGCCGGCGCTCGCGATCGAAGCGCGGCAAACGTTCGAGGCACTTCTACCCCGCAACCCACGCGATCCGAAATGA
- a CDS encoding ABC transporter permease, giving the protein MVVSDARPEAETRPARSDPAAGSAATAPAPSEPPLTVIEPQTGWALPDLSELWRYRELLFFLALRDIKVRYKQTVLGLGWAVAQPLATMAVFALFLGKMAGASAGVEHYPVFVFAGMVAWTFFGNTVTTAAGSVVANERLVTKIYFPRLIIPLSTVGVGLFDLVIASALLAAMAGAVGIVPGWSVLLLPLVVGSLAVAAAGVGVLLSALIVSQRDFKYVLTFGVQLWMFATPSVYLPTDAIGPTAQTYLPLNPAYGLVLAFRQAALGGAFDWYAFGVSSAVGLLLAVAGLMYFRRVERGFADAI; this is encoded by the coding sequence ATGGTGGTATCCGACGCGCGCCCCGAAGCCGAAACCCGGCCCGCCCGCTCCGACCCCGCAGCCGGGTCGGCAGCCACCGCCCCCGCACCCTCCGAGCCGCCTCTGACCGTCATCGAGCCGCAAACCGGGTGGGCACTTCCCGACCTCAGTGAACTGTGGCGGTACCGCGAACTCCTTTTTTTTCTCGCCCTCCGCGACATCAAGGTCCGCTACAAGCAGACGGTCCTCGGCCTCGGCTGGGCGGTCGCGCAGCCGCTCGCGACGATGGCGGTGTTCGCTCTGTTTCTGGGTAAAATGGCCGGCGCGTCGGCGGGGGTGGAACATTACCCGGTGTTCGTGTTCGCCGGCATGGTCGCGTGGACGTTCTTCGGCAACACCGTGACGACCGCCGCCGGGAGCGTGGTCGCGAACGAGCGGCTGGTGACGAAGATCTATTTCCCCCGCCTGATCATCCCGCTCAGCACGGTCGGCGTCGGGCTGTTCGATCTGGTGATCGCGTCGGCGCTGCTCGCGGCGATGGCGGGCGCGGTCGGCATAGTGCCGGGGTGGTCCGTGCTGCTCCTTCCGCTCGTGGTCGGTTCGCTCGCGGTTGCGGCGGCCGGTGTCGGCGTGCTGTTGTCGGCGCTGATCGTTTCGCAGCGCGATTTCAAGTACGTGCTGACGTTCGGCGTGCAACTGTGGATGTTCGCGACGCCGAGCGTGTACCTGCCGACCGACGCGATCGGACCGACGGCGCAAACGTACCTGCCGCTGAACCCCGCCTACGGGCTCGTCCTGGCGTTCCGGCAGGCGGCGCTGGGCGGCGCGTTCGACTGGTACGCGTTCGGCGTGTCGTCCGCCGTGGGGCTGCTGCTCGCGGTCGCGGGCCTGATGTACTTCCGCCGCGTCGAACGCGGCTTCGCGGACGCGATTTGA
- a CDS encoding glycosyltransferase family 2 protein, giving the protein MSRVSVVIPVYNGEQFLADAVRSVWDQTLKPHELIVVDDCSRDGSLALAERLASESPVPMTVTRLPQNSGGPARPINVGVRTATGELVTVLDQDDVFLPNRLERHAAALAACPDADVAFGWCAPLEEPTTTVWQPPRVRDGLAAASTPGPDNVRFIPAAAAARLLLVFDNFTQGFPGFTFRRAAWNVVGGVVEEYTIAADYDFLCRLARRAGFAYLPEVGYLRREHGGNATQNRVRTVMEVLRVRERHFCGSMALRDDAEARAAMLDWFAGTAYLWRQRGELRTAATLYRAGLRVCGWKSSLALGLAKVWPVGLVRRAAGRT; this is encoded by the coding sequence ATGAGCCGCGTCTCCGTCGTCATCCCGGTGTACAACGGCGAACAGTTCCTGGCCGACGCGGTACGGTCCGTGTGGGACCAGACGCTCAAGCCCCACGAGCTGATCGTAGTGGACGATTGCTCGCGCGACGGGTCTCTGGCGCTGGCGGAACGACTCGCGAGTGAATCGCCGGTGCCGATGACCGTCACTCGGCTGCCGCAGAACAGCGGTGGACCGGCGCGACCGATCAACGTCGGGGTCCGGACCGCGACCGGCGAACTAGTGACGGTGCTCGATCAGGACGACGTGTTCCTGCCGAACCGGCTCGAACGACACGCCGCCGCGCTGGCCGCGTGTCCCGACGCGGATGTGGCGTTCGGGTGGTGCGCGCCGCTCGAGGAGCCGACCACAACCGTATGGCAACCCCCGCGCGTGCGCGACGGGCTGGCAGCGGCTTCGACGCCGGGGCCGGACAACGTTCGCTTCATCCCCGCAGCGGCGGCGGCCCGGCTGCTGCTCGTGTTCGATAACTTCACCCAGGGCTTTCCGGGCTTCACCTTCCGCCGGGCGGCGTGGAACGTGGTGGGCGGGGTCGTTGAAGAATACACGATCGCGGCCGACTACGATTTCCTGTGCCGGCTCGCCCGCCGCGCGGGTTTCGCGTACCTCCCGGAAGTCGGGTACCTGCGCCGCGAGCACGGCGGGAACGCGACGCAAAACCGGGTCCGTACGGTGATGGAAGTGCTTCGGGTGCGCGAGCGCCACTTTTGCGGCTCGATGGCCCTCCGGGACGACGCGGAGGCGCGGGCCGCGATGCTCGACTGGTTCGCCGGCACGGCCTACCTGTGGCGCCAGCGGGGCGAACTTCGTACCGCGGCCACGCTCTATCGGGCGGGGCTGCGGGTGTGCGGCTGGAAGAGTTCACTGGCCCTGGGGCTCGCCAAGGTGTGGCCGGTCGGGCTGGTCCGCCGGGCCGCGGGAAGAACCTAA